Below is a window of Candidatus Nitrosotenuis uzonensis DNA.
TCAGATTAGAAGGGCTCACGAACAAAACTCTATTCTTGTCATGAATCGTTATTATCAATCAAATCTTGTCTACGGTGCCGCAAATGGCCTGAGCATAAAGTGGCTTGAAGGCCTTGATGACGGCCTCCCAAAAGCCGATCTTGTAATAGTTCTTGACGTCTCGCAGCTAGAATCTTTCAAGCGCAAAAAATCAAACAGAGACAAATTTGAAAAAGATACCGAGTTTCTCAAAAAAATATCTCTTACATACAGGAAATTGGCAAGAAAATACGGCTGGCATCTAGTGGACGCATCAAAAACAAGAGAGCAGGTACATCAATCTGTGATGGGAATAATCTCCAAAAAGCTGGCACGACTATGACTGTACTAGACATCATTGATCCAATACACGACTTTATCCGCGTCTACGAAACGGAACTGAAGATAATCGACTCACCAATATTCCAGAGGCTAAGGCGAATCAGACAACTTTCAGGCGCACATCTGACTTATCCGAGCGCACAGCATTCAAGATTTGAGCACTCACTTGGCGTCATGCATGTGGCAGGACAAGCAGCGTCAGCTCTTAAAGAAAATGGATTTTTGGACTCTGACCAGGTTGCAGATATCCGGCTTGCAGCTTTGCTACACGATATTGGCCACGGACCGTTTTCACATCTTTTCGAAGAAGTTCTACAGGAAAAAAAGAAAATATCTCACGAAGATCTAGGTAGGCGTCTCATACTAGACTCTGAAATAGGGGACATACTATCAAAATCGGGATTTAACAAAAAACTCATTGTAAAACTTGCCTTTGGCGATCCCAGATATCGATTCGTTAACGAGATAATCTCAGGATCACTATCTGCTGATATGATGGATTATCTGCAACGTGATGGCTACTTTACTGGAGCAGAACATGCAAAAATAGATCACAAAAGAATCATCCAATCTCTTGATGTCTACAAAAGCAGACTCGCACTGGACAGATCCGCATTGTATTCCTTTGAGTCAATGATATTATCGAGGTATCAAATGTTCAAGGCCGTATATTTTCACAAAACGGTGCGCTCCGCCGAAGTTATGATGCTTGAGGCAATCAGACTTGCAGACAAGAGCGTTGGATTTACCTCACTTGATCTTGACGAATACGTCAAGCTTACTGACGAGTTTGTCGTGTCAAAAATTCTCTCTCTACCTGAGAACAACGAGAATCTGAGGAGAGCAAAAAAACTTGCACAAGACTACCAGAACAGGAGATTGTTCAAGTGCGTTTTCGAACGAATTATGACACAAAAAGATCTCAAATCAAAAGAACCTTTACGAGACAAGATTGCAAACAAATCAAAAATCAACAAAAACGATGTATTTGTGGACACATCGACAACGTCCTCATTACCACTCACACCATCAAAAGAAAAAACAAAATCGATCACGCTTATAGCAAAAGACTCTGGCAAGTCGATAGCAAAGGAAATACCGTTCTCCAAAATACCTGTTGTCGCCTCAATGGCAGAATCCATGAACATACTGAGAGTGTATACTACTGCCCAGTATAGAAAAAAAGTTGAAATTGCAGCAAACTCGATTCTCGGTGGTCAGAAATAATGAAAAAAAGAATAGTCATCAAACTGTCTGGCAAGATATTTGGGATGGAAAACAATGAAAAACTACTCAAAAAC
It encodes the following:
- the tmk gene encoding dTMP kinase, which produces MIIVIEGSDQAGKKTQSMMLTKALKKRKIKTKVFSFPDYTTPLGKEINKFLHGKRKFPPQVIHCLLAANRWEKADQIRRAHEQNSILVMNRYYQSNLVYGAANGLSIKWLEGLDDGLPKADLVIVLDVSQLESFKRKKSNRDKFEKDTEFLKKISLTYRKLARKYGWHLVDASKTREQVHQSVMGIISKKLARL
- a CDS encoding HD domain-containing protein: MTVLDIIDPIHDFIRVYETELKIIDSPIFQRLRRIRQLSGAHLTYPSAQHSRFEHSLGVMHVAGQAASALKENGFLDSDQVADIRLAALLHDIGHGPFSHLFEEVLQEKKKISHEDLGRRLILDSEIGDILSKSGFNKKLIVKLAFGDPRYRFVNEIISGSLSADMMDYLQRDGYFTGAEHAKIDHKRIIQSLDVYKSRLALDRSALYSFESMILSRYQMFKAVYFHKTVRSAEVMMLEAIRLADKSVGFTSLDLDEYVKLTDEFVVSKILSLPENNENLRRAKKLAQDYQNRRLFKCVFERIMTQKDLKSKEPLRDKIANKSKINKNDVFVDTSTTSSLPLTPSKEKTKSITLIAKDSGKSIAKEIPFSKIPVVASMAESMNILRVYTTAQYRKKVEIAANSILGGQK